From Parasphaerochaeta coccoides DSM 17374, a single genomic window includes:
- the rbfA gene encoding 30S ribosome-binding factor RbfA → MSEHSQKRIESRVREAVGMLIVSGEIKNPLLNTLVSVTRVVVSKDNAYATVYLSAPIDDHDLECSITALTKAAGFIQKRVGDFLGTRNTPRLTFKADVAVRDGDEINALLDSLRQEREKAGNGE, encoded by the coding sequence ATGAGCGAGCACAGTCAGAAAAGGATAGAAAGCAGGGTACGAGAGGCGGTCGGTATGCTTATCGTTTCCGGGGAAATAAAAAATCCTCTTTTGAATACCTTGGTTTCCGTCACACGCGTTGTTGTTTCAAAGGACAATGCCTATGCGACTGTGTATCTGTCCGCCCCCATTGATGACCATGACCTGGAATGTTCCATCACTGCTTTGACAAAAGCCGCTGGTTTCATACAGAAAAGGGTTGGGGATTTCCTGGGTACCCGCAATACGCCACGTCTGACATTCAAGGCGGACGTAGCAGTGAGGGACGGAGATGAAATCAATGCGCTGCTAGACTCCCTGCGCCAGGAACGTGAGAAAGCGGGAAATGGAGAATAA
- the truB gene encoding tRNA pseudouridine(55) synthase TruB — protein sequence MENKSSILLLRKPPGVTSFASLFPIKHLVSPHVGHAGTLDKFADGLMIVLTGKLTRLNPVFSGLDKKYRAVFHFGRETDTLDPEGDVVAEAPVPDEAIIREAINSGFLGTVMQRPPAFSAIHVGGERAHRLVRSGRPVDIPERPVTIHSFNVVSWEPPFLTADIHVSKGTYIRSIARDLGHACASHCFVQHLTRTAIGPYTLEEAVTADDYAGIWNLVGEADRLLLRLSSCGVLRLEDEDMWNLTAAGTMPLATLHGKNYAIAYDRKGIAQAVLAIDSQGRCTKALARFAG from the coding sequence ATGGAGAATAAGTCCTCCATACTCCTGTTGCGCAAACCCCCAGGGGTGACGTCGTTTGCTTCTCTTTTTCCTATAAAACATCTTGTCTCCCCGCATGTTGGTCATGCGGGGACTCTTGATAAGTTCGCTGACGGTCTGATGATAGTCCTGACAGGCAAACTGACGCGGCTTAATCCCGTTTTCAGTGGTCTTGACAAGAAATATCGTGCTGTTTTCCATTTTGGCAGGGAAACCGATACTCTCGATCCAGAAGGGGATGTTGTCGCTGAAGCTCCTGTACCGGATGAAGCTATCATACGTGAAGCGATCAACAGTGGTTTTCTTGGTACGGTCATGCAACGACCACCTGCCTTTTCCGCTATACATGTCGGAGGAGAAAGGGCGCACAGGCTTGTCCGCAGCGGTCGTCCTGTTGATATACCGGAACGTCCTGTCACCATTCATTCCTTCAATGTCGTCTCTTGGGAACCGCCATTTCTCACCGCAGATATCCACGTAAGCAAAGGAACATACATCCGATCCATCGCCCGGGATCTGGGTCATGCCTGCGCAAGCCACTGTTTCGTCCAGCACCTTACCAGAACGGCAATCGGCCCTTATACTCTTGAGGAAGCTGTCACGGCAGATGATTACGCAGGCATCTGGAATCTTGTCGGGGAAGCGGATAGACTGCTTTTACGCCTGTCTTCATGTGGCGTTCTCAGACTGGAAGATGAAGATATGTGGAATCTGACGGCTGCTGGCACAATGCCGCTCGCAACCCTACATGGAAAAAATTACGCCATAGCCTATGACCGGAAAGGCATCGCGCAAGCTGTCCTTGCCATTGATTCACAGGGTAGGTGTACGAAAGCTTTGGCCAGATTCGCCGGATGA
- a CDS encoding FAD synthetase, translating into MRGGDIPGRKEQGMQMHDFMSLVANPILWQVPMVIAIGVFDGIHLGHQLILKECVSLAHEHTADSWQSMVITFNRNPKMTHGSKNNQLPLITARLEHEMFVSFDLDHHVIIDFSDEISKLSGEEFLGLVCGFCSVRAVVVGEDFRCGAPDKSAGPVQLQEYLQRMSPGGQVIVPPFYRTEDGLVASSSRIRALLLDGNIPGIKPLLGRDYSVDLAPYPFTTQAGCLRYRVSSIAQLLPPAGMYETVFRCLDGTARPAHVSIDAEFIDIRLPEQSGEMAHGKATASFMADSLGFVRSFT; encoded by the coding sequence ATGAGGGGAGGAGACATCCCAGGACGGAAGGAGCAGGGCATGCAGATGCATGACTTCATGTCTCTTGTTGCTAATCCCATCCTGTGGCAGGTTCCCATGGTTATCGCAATTGGTGTTTTTGACGGCATCCATCTGGGACATCAGTTGATTCTCAAGGAATGTGTTTCCTTAGCTCATGAACATACAGCCGATTCGTGGCAGAGCATGGTAATAACCTTCAATCGAAACCCTAAGATGACCCACGGAAGCAAGAATAACCAGCTTCCGTTGATTACGGCACGACTGGAACATGAAATGTTTGTTTCATTTGATCTTGACCACCATGTCATCATTGACTTTTCTGATGAAATCAGTAAACTCTCTGGTGAGGAGTTCCTTGGCCTGGTCTGCGGATTTTGTTCTGTCAGGGCTGTGGTCGTTGGAGAGGATTTCCGCTGCGGTGCCCCGGACAAATCTGCCGGACCTGTTCAGCTGCAGGAATATCTTCAAAGGATGTCTCCCGGAGGACAGGTGATTGTGCCTCCGTTCTATAGGACGGAAGATGGTCTGGTCGCCAGCAGCTCCAGGATTCGTGCTTTGCTGCTCGATGGAAATATCCCGGGAATCAAGCCTTTGCTTGGCAGGGACTATTCCGTGGATCTTGCGCCATACCCTTTCACTACCCAGGCCGGATGCTTGCGGTATCGTGTCAGTTCTATTGCGCAGCTTTTGCCTCCGGCAGGCATGTATGAGACGGTATTCCGTTGTCTTGACGGAACTGCTCGTCCGGCTCATGTATCGATTGACGCTGAATTTATCGATATCAGGCTTCCGGAACAATCAGGCGAAATGGCTCACGGAAAAGCAACCGCGTCATTTATGGCGGATTCACTGGGGTTCGTGAGGAGTTTCACATAA
- the rpsO gene encoding 30S ribosomal protein S15: MISKEQKVELVEKFGGDTANTGSTEVQVALLTARINDLQEHFKANPKDYAGRRGLLKMVGQRRRLLRYLSDNDIEKYRALIRELGLRK, translated from the coding sequence ATGATTTCGAAGGAACAGAAAGTAGAACTGGTTGAGAAATTCGGTGGCGATACCGCCAACACAGGAAGCACCGAAGTTCAGGTTGCCTTGCTGACGGCCAGGATCAATGACCTGCAAGAGCATTTCAAGGCAAACCCAAAGGATTATGCCGGACGTCGTGGACTGCTCAAGATGGTCGGACAACGTCGCCGTCTCCTGCGCTACCTGAGCGATAATGATATTGAAAAATACCGCGCTCTGATTCGAGAGCTTGGTTTGAGAAAGTAA
- the pnp gene encoding polyribonucleotide nucleotidyltransferase: MFDVKKVSVKIGDGELVFETGKIAKQANGSIYASYEGSAIIATVCCGAAPSEPLDYVPLSVEYNEKYYAAGKIPGGFLKREARPKDKEILVSRLIDRPMRPLFDKAFGREIQIVPTVVSSDQANQPDIIAINAASAAVMISDIPFAGPIGAVRIALVDGDYIINPTFQQTAQAQLDIVVSGTRDGITMVEGGAKEVSEEVMLKAIAAAQPVITALCDAQIELQKIVGKEKLPIIQINRDLSWLGPIRAAAYPLVAEKSFVKGKSNRYDALDAVKSDIKAQFAEVIGEDSKRSGEVDSLFEDLEYEILRKSILDNGVRTDGRKVDDIRPITCEVGLLPMTHGSALFTRGETQSLAVTTLGTASDEQMFDTIDGEKSFSSFMLHYNFPPYSVGETGRLSTGRREIGHGHLAQRALQAIVPPKEKFPYTVRVVSEIMESNGSSSMASVCGGCLSLMDAGVPIKKPVAGIAMGLITEGEDYARYVVLSDILGEEDHLGDMDFKVAGTEDGITAFQMDIKIAGVTPEIMSKALDQAKRGRLHILDVMGKTLKTPRAEVSEYAPKILTIKVDEDKIGAIIGTGGKTIKSIALQSGAEINIDDDGTVTIYGRNSKSAQTAKELVQSIVEEPEVGRIYQGTVKRIMDFGAFIEILPGKEGLCHISKLAKTRVNNVGDVLSLGQSVPVKLIEVDRMGRLNLSYIDAIEDKDAKK, from the coding sequence ATGTTTGATGTAAAAAAAGTTTCTGTGAAGATTGGTGATGGAGAATTGGTATTCGAGACCGGAAAAATCGCCAAGCAGGCAAATGGCTCGATTTACGCCTCATATGAGGGAAGTGCCATCATTGCCACAGTGTGTTGTGGGGCCGCGCCATCTGAACCACTGGACTACGTCCCGCTTTCCGTTGAATACAATGAAAAGTATTATGCGGCAGGTAAGATACCTGGCGGCTTCTTGAAAAGAGAAGCGCGTCCCAAGGACAAGGAAATCCTGGTGAGCCGCCTCATCGACCGTCCGATGCGCCCCCTGTTTGACAAGGCTTTCGGTCGTGAGATACAGATTGTCCCTACCGTCGTGTCAAGTGACCAGGCCAACCAGCCTGATATCATTGCCATCAATGCGGCGTCCGCTGCCGTCATGATCAGTGACATTCCATTCGCAGGACCTATCGGGGCTGTCCGCATTGCCTTGGTAGATGGTGACTATATCATTAATCCGACTTTCCAGCAGACCGCCCAAGCCCAGCTTGATATCGTTGTCTCCGGCACCCGTGATGGCATTACCATGGTCGAAGGTGGAGCCAAGGAAGTTTCCGAGGAAGTCATGCTGAAAGCCATTGCGGCGGCACAGCCAGTCATTACCGCCCTGTGCGATGCTCAGATTGAACTTCAGAAGATTGTGGGAAAAGAAAAGCTCCCCATCATCCAAATCAATCGTGACCTGTCATGGTTAGGGCCGATTCGTGCCGCGGCATATCCTCTTGTCGCGGAGAAAAGCTTTGTGAAAGGCAAGTCCAACAGATATGACGCCCTTGATGCGGTGAAATCTGACATTAAGGCACAGTTCGCGGAAGTAATCGGTGAGGATTCCAAGCGTTCAGGTGAAGTTGATTCCCTGTTCGAGGATTTGGAATATGAGATACTCCGCAAGAGCATCCTTGACAATGGCGTTCGTACCGATGGACGCAAGGTAGACGATATTCGTCCTATCACCTGTGAGGTGGGACTGCTTCCCATGACCCACGGCAGTGCTTTGTTCACCAGAGGCGAGACACAAAGTCTTGCGGTCACTACGCTGGGTACGGCAAGCGATGAACAGATGTTCGATACCATTGACGGAGAAAAATCTTTCAGCTCTTTCATGCTCCATTATAATTTCCCGCCGTATTCGGTCGGTGAGACTGGCCGTCTTTCTACCGGACGACGCGAGATTGGTCATGGACATCTTGCCCAGCGTGCTTTGCAGGCCATCGTACCTCCAAAGGAAAAATTCCCCTATACGGTTCGTGTCGTCAGTGAAATCATGGAATCCAACGGTTCTTCTTCCATGGCGTCCGTATGCGGTGGCTGTCTTTCCCTGATGGACGCTGGCGTCCCAATCAAGAAACCAGTCGCTGGCATTGCCATGGGACTCATCACGGAAGGCGAGGACTATGCTCGCTATGTAGTTCTTTCCGACATCCTTGGAGAAGAAGATCATCTGGGTGACATGGATTTCAAAGTCGCGGGTACTGAGGATGGCATCACAGCTTTCCAGATGGACATCAAGATTGCGGGAGTTACTCCTGAAATCATGAGCAAGGCCCTTGACCAAGCAAAACGTGGACGTCTGCATATCCTGGATGTCATGGGCAAGACGCTCAAGACACCGCGTGCCGAAGTTTCCGAATATGCGCCTAAGATTCTGACCATAAAAGTTGATGAGGACAAGATTGGCGCCATCATCGGAACCGGTGGTAAGACGATTAAGTCAATCGCATTGCAGTCCGGCGCTGAAATCAACATTGATGACGATGGTACCGTGACAATCTATGGACGCAACAGCAAGAGCGCGCAGACAGCGAAGGAACTGGTGCAGTCAATTGTCGAGGAACCGGAAGTCGGACGCATTTATCAAGGTACGGTAAAGCGTATCATGGATTTCGGAGCTTTCATCGAGATATTGCCCGGCAAGGAAGGTCTCTGCCACATTTCCAAGCTGGCAAAGACACGGGTGAATAACGTCGGCGATGTCCTTTCCTTGGGTCAGAGCGTCCCTGTCAAACTTATCGAGGTCGATAGGATGGGGCGTCTCAATTTGAGTTATATCGATGCCATCGAAGACAAGGATGCGAAGAAATAA
- the dut gene encoding dUTP diphosphatase, with translation MTDGPVVKIILEEGASAPSYETAYAAGADVRAWLPDSDLLIPPGATALVPTGLRIALPQGYEAQIRPRSGLAAKFGVTVLNAPGTIDADYRGEIRILLINHGDKTFTIASGDRIAQMVIASHVTADFRPALSLDGTERGAGGFGSTGR, from the coding sequence ATGACTGACGGACCTGTCGTGAAGATTATTCTTGAGGAAGGGGCTTCTGCCCCTTCCTACGAGACCGCTTACGCCGCGGGGGCGGATGTGCGTGCATGGTTGCCAGATAGTGACCTGCTCATTCCTCCCGGAGCTACGGCATTGGTTCCGACAGGTCTGCGTATTGCTTTGCCGCAGGGTTACGAAGCACAGATACGGCCACGGTCGGGTCTGGCGGCAAAATTTGGCGTCACCGTCCTTAATGCTCCCGGAACAATCGATGCCGATTATCGAGGGGAGATACGCATACTTTTGATTAATCATGGTGACAAAACTTTCACCATAGCGTCAGGTGACCGAATCGCCCAGATGGTGATAGCATCCCATGTGACGGCCGATTTCCGCCCGGCTCTCAGCCTTGATGGAACTGAAAGAGGTGCTGGAGGATTCGGATCTACAGGAAGGTAG
- a CDS encoding LptF/LptG family permease — translation MEAKAQYTLLRKYIVKEFLASFAVAFTFFFFIFFVNQILLLIQRVMVKNVSVADMLTLVVLSIPQFLIYTFPFSSLSAASMVIGEFSAHNEIIAMRSSGIPYRRIFSPVLVIGIVLSLLTFIVADMLLPFSSVRYQKEYREIMQKIPTLDVASYSSVTVGDKIITAGRVEDNIIHDIILFDAKETAEPRTISARQGTIFPGISQNLTYRLELENPVVLEVSSTDPSSWSLSSARTARLSVDFIDQSGALATLTPAQMSSRDLISAIEVRKQKINEQKQENLRLQNSLADELASVKAKAEDTDNGTEKERLKTNARQLEQKITSLKNYKIEDFYYTYYRAELHKKLALSAACFCLILTALPISFIKVRHGRLIGFGLSLLIACVYWFILFFMQLKIFDVSFSPGWLMWFPDVLVLAIGLAFLSRQVRT, via the coding sequence ATGGAAGCCAAAGCACAGTACACATTGCTGAGGAAATACATTGTCAAGGAATTCCTTGCGTCTTTTGCCGTCGCTTTCACATTTTTCTTCTTCATCTTCTTTGTCAACCAGATACTTCTTCTCATCCAGCGGGTCATGGTGAAGAACGTTTCGGTCGCTGACATGCTGACTCTTGTCGTACTCTCCATTCCCCAGTTTCTTATCTATACTTTCCCATTCAGCTCCTTGAGTGCCGCGAGCATGGTGATAGGGGAGTTCTCCGCCCATAATGAGATAATTGCAATGCGTTCAAGTGGCATTCCCTACCGGAGGATATTTTCTCCAGTGCTGGTGATAGGAATTGTTCTTTCCTTGCTGACTTTCATCGTTGCCGACATGTTGCTTCCTTTCAGTTCAGTGAGATATCAGAAGGAATACAGGGAAATCATGCAGAAGATTCCAACATTGGATGTCGCCAGCTACTCATCCGTGACAGTCGGAGATAAAATCATCACAGCTGGGCGCGTCGAAGATAATATCATACATGACATCATCTTGTTCGACGCAAAAGAAACTGCCGAACCGCGAACCATATCCGCCCGACAAGGAACGATATTCCCAGGCATTTCCCAGAACTTGACCTACCGACTGGAATTGGAGAATCCTGTGGTTCTCGAAGTTTCCAGCACTGATCCTTCGTCATGGTCGCTAAGTTCCGCGAGAACCGCGAGACTTTCCGTTGACTTCATCGACCAGAGCGGAGCTCTTGCCACGCTTACCCCCGCGCAGATGTCATCCCGTGACCTGATTTCGGCAATAGAAGTCAGGAAACAAAAAATCAATGAACAGAAACAGGAAAATCTCCGGCTTCAGAACTCCCTTGCCGATGAACTCGCTTCAGTCAAGGCTAAAGCCGAAGACACGGATAATGGAACTGAGAAGGAAAGACTGAAAACTAATGCCAGACAGCTTGAACAGAAAATCACTTCTCTTAAAAATTATAAAATTGAAGACTTCTATTACACCTATTACCGAGCGGAACTGCACAAGAAACTTGCACTGTCCGCGGCGTGTTTTTGTCTGATACTCACAGCCTTGCCTATCTCGTTCATCAAGGTCAGGCACGGCAGGCTCATCGGTTTCGGACTTTCATTGCTTATTGCCTGTGTATATTGGTTTATTCTGTTTTTCATGCAACTGAAGATATTCGACGTTTCATTCTCTCCCGGATGGCTTATGTGGTTTCCGGATGTCCTGGTCCTTGCCATCGGTCTTGCCTTTCTCTCCCGGCAGGTTCGCACATGA
- a CDS encoding LptF/LptG family permease — protein sequence MKILDRYIMRSFLTVFLSALGICTLLLVAVDLFTNLDSYAKNEVPFFAILRLTVLYIPDAVSLVISPAVIFSATLTLALIHSSNELIPIFCAGIPYIRVIIPMMAVGICVSMTTLAATEYIVIPSRVNRVEVQTEYTGSQTSKDNRNITFVDASGRFVLHAKRYDATRQRIMNMVLIERDGPGGRMTGRTSAGMAQWDETERRWILSDVSIQNFTEGDTVLSFHEDTLMSDILDIEPGLFSYLGTDIKNMDRKTALWYLDNMKGLDPYQWATAATDYYERAYSFLTPFILMIIACSMNYQYKKNVLLFSILTSIGIAIVFYVTQLVTLLLAKQYVISPLTGVFLPLGLMIALSSAFFLRVNRV from the coding sequence ATGAAGATTCTTGATCGTTATATAATGCGTAGTTTCCTCACCGTATTTCTTTCCGCCCTTGGAATATGTACGCTCCTGCTCGTCGCTGTGGATCTGTTTACCAACCTGGATTCCTATGCAAAGAATGAGGTACCTTTCTTTGCCATACTGAGACTCACTGTCCTTTATATTCCCGATGCTGTTTCGTTGGTCATCAGCCCTGCGGTAATTTTTTCCGCTACATTGACCTTGGCCTTGATCCATTCTTCCAACGAACTGATTCCTATTTTCTGTGCAGGGATTCCCTATATCCGAGTAATCATACCAATGATGGCGGTGGGAATATGCGTCAGCATGACAACCTTGGCTGCTACTGAATATATTGTGATACCTTCACGCGTCAACAGGGTTGAAGTACAGACAGAGTATACTGGGTCGCAGACAAGCAAGGACAACAGGAACATTACTTTTGTCGATGCCAGCGGTCGGTTCGTCCTGCATGCAAAACGATATGACGCTACACGGCAGAGAATCATGAACATGGTTCTCATTGAACGAGACGGGCCAGGAGGCCGGATGACCGGCAGAACCTCCGCCGGCATGGCGCAGTGGGATGAGACTGAACGGAGATGGATTCTTTCCGATGTTTCAATCCAGAACTTCACTGAGGGCGATACCGTTCTTTCCTTCCATGAAGATACGTTAATGTCTGACATCCTGGATATTGAACCTGGTCTTTTTTCGTATCTGGGAACAGATATAAAAAACATGGACAGAAAGACGGCTCTCTGGTATCTGGACAATATGAAAGGGCTTGATCCTTATCAATGGGCAACGGCGGCAACGGATTATTATGAGAGAGCTTACAGCTTCTTGACTCCCTTTATCCTGATGATCATTGCCTGTTCCATGAATTATCAATACAAGAAGAATGTCCTGCTTTTCAGCATTCTCACGAGTATCGGCATAGCCATCGTGTTCTATGTCACACAATTAGTGACTTTGCTTCTTGCAAAGCAGTATGTCATATCACCACTGACAGGCGTATTCCTGCCTCTCGGTCTTATGATTGCTCTTTCATCTGCTTTTTTTCTCCGCGTCAATCGTGTATGA
- the tgt gene encoding tRNA guanosine(34) transglycosylase Tgt, translating into MHTVTHIDAGSHARCGLLSLPHGTIETPAFMPVGTNGTVKGIYHEKVEQMGYRLILGNTYHLYLRPGCDVLESFGGLHAFSSWKHNILTDSGGFQVFSLSKLRKIKDAGVTFQSHIDGSRHAFTPEKVVDIQTIIGSDIAMVLDVCTPPDIDYRAAQEAWRVTKLWAERSLIRRDENGEKFRGCLFGIVQGNFFKELRKESAETISAMDFPGIAIGGLSVGETPDRFSDFLAYTTEMVTPEKPRYVMGIGSPDYILDAVANGIDLFDCVLATRTARHGLLFSDDGPVNITKAIHEFSSEPVEPTCGCTACTQYSRGYIRHLFKAGEMLGPMLATEHNLMYLHTLMERIKNAIKNNSFSVFRKEYLARYYGEKKNV; encoded by the coding sequence ATCCATACTGTCACTCATATTGATGCAGGGTCCCATGCTCGTTGCGGACTTCTTTCTCTCCCTCACGGAACCATCGAGACTCCTGCATTCATGCCGGTCGGTACTAACGGGACGGTGAAGGGAATCTATCATGAGAAAGTAGAACAGATGGGGTATCGTTTGATTCTCGGCAATACGTATCATCTGTACTTGCGTCCAGGCTGCGATGTCCTGGAGAGCTTCGGCGGCTTACATGCGTTTTCTTCATGGAAACATAACATCCTTACCGATAGCGGTGGTTTCCAGGTGTTTTCCCTGTCAAAACTCAGGAAGATCAAAGATGCCGGCGTTACGTTCCAGAGTCATATTGATGGAAGCCGACATGCATTTACTCCGGAGAAAGTCGTTGATATCCAGACGATTATCGGCAGCGACATTGCAATGGTGTTGGATGTCTGCACACCCCCTGACATTGACTATCGGGCAGCACAGGAAGCGTGGAGGGTCACGAAGCTGTGGGCAGAACGGTCCTTGATCCGACGTGATGAGAATGGCGAAAAGTTTCGCGGATGTCTGTTTGGTATCGTCCAAGGGAATTTTTTCAAGGAACTCCGTAAAGAAAGCGCTGAAACAATCAGCGCGATGGATTTTCCCGGCATTGCCATCGGAGGACTTTCCGTAGGTGAGACACCCGACCGGTTTTCTGACTTTCTTGCTTATACCACTGAAATGGTGACTCCTGAAAAACCCCGCTACGTAATGGGCATCGGTAGTCCCGACTATATTCTTGATGCTGTTGCCAATGGTATAGATCTTTTCGATTGTGTCCTTGCCACCCGTACAGCCCGACATGGTCTTCTTTTTTCAGATGATGGTCCTGTGAACATCACCAAGGCCATCCATGAGTTCAGTAGCGAACCAGTCGAGCCAACGTGTGGATGTACTGCCTGCACACAATATTCCCGTGGATACATACGCCATTTATTCAAGGCGGGGGAGATGCTCGGTCCCATGCTGGCAACTGAACATAACCTTATGTATCTCCATACGTTGATGGAACGCATCAAGAATGCCATCAAAAATAATTCTTTTTCCGTGTTCCGAAAGGAATACCTTGCCCGTTATTACGGGGAAAAGAAAAATGTCTGA
- the murJ gene encoding murein biosynthesis integral membrane protein MurJ, with product MSDTEGSAGERRNSLVVMCATLLSRLLGIVKARVISSVFGASGTADVINFTFNIPNNFRKLFAEGAVSAAFIPVISDGIQADPDQLERPRRLFGTLIAAQIIIFVPLSVLTALWAPEIISFISDFHEPAQRELSAQLLVWFVLFLATISIANIFAVVLQSHARFVAQAFAPLLMSLCVIFSILFLSSRLGAFSMAFGVVAGGFLQAFATYIPVRKLGYRLWPNLQFRTPDFSRLIRAWSSVAFISIILVLAQQVSYWFASALEQGSVTALSNAIIFWQTPYGIFFTAIATVLFPQLSVAFSSKDESSWNSAVCRGLENLCMFMIPSALILFFLRHEVISAVLQTGLFTAENTRMTAKVLTWYLAGMTFSACYAFLQRCCYSRKDYRLPLIVSLGVTCMDIFLTYLFIRSGLGIQSLSLAAAISQFLGFLFLYGIVLIPRHGFSHAKLVKKSARILIANVPLLICGLLYVAGNFTWWERGSSMSNFFAVAVLGCAGLGCSFVFYRIARIDFVAAIKKNQEK from the coding sequence ATGTCTGACACTGAAGGAAGTGCAGGGGAGAGAAGGAACTCCCTCGTCGTCATGTGCGCCACCTTGTTGAGCCGTCTGCTTGGCATTGTGAAGGCACGTGTAATCAGTTCTGTTTTTGGTGCCAGTGGAACGGCAGATGTCATCAACTTCACTTTCAACATCCCCAATAATTTCCGCAAGCTCTTTGCCGAAGGGGCGGTATCAGCTGCTTTTATTCCTGTGATAAGTGATGGCATACAGGCGGATCCTGACCAGCTGGAACGACCTCGGAGATTATTCGGGACACTTATTGCTGCGCAGATTATCATTTTTGTTCCGCTGAGCGTGCTGACTGCATTATGGGCGCCAGAGATTATTTCCTTCATTTCGGACTTCCACGAGCCTGCACAGCGGGAACTATCCGCACAGCTTCTCGTTTGGTTTGTCCTGTTCTTGGCGACGATTAGCATAGCCAACATTTTTGCTGTTGTCCTACAGAGCCACGCTCGTTTCGTGGCGCAGGCTTTTGCGCCCCTTTTGATGAGTCTTTGCGTAATTTTCTCCATCCTGTTCCTTTCTTCCCGGCTCGGAGCCTTTTCCATGGCATTCGGTGTTGTGGCAGGAGGGTTCTTACAAGCTTTTGCAACATACATACCCGTTAGAAAGCTCGGATACAGACTATGGCCGAACCTTCAGTTTAGAACTCCTGACTTCTCCCGGCTCATTCGTGCATGGAGTTCCGTGGCCTTCATTTCAATCATCCTTGTGCTTGCTCAGCAGGTTTCTTACTGGTTTGCTTCCGCTCTGGAGCAAGGGAGCGTCACTGCCTTGTCCAACGCAATCATCTTCTGGCAGACTCCTTATGGCATCTTTTTCACTGCTATCGCGACTGTCCTTTTCCCCCAGTTGAGTGTTGCTTTTTCCAGCAAAGACGAATCGTCATGGAATAGTGCGGTGTGCAGAGGTTTGGAAAACTTATGCATGTTCATGATTCCTAGTGCCCTGATTCTTTTTTTTCTCCGTCACGAGGTCATCTCTGCTGTCTTGCAGACAGGGTTGTTCACCGCAGAAAATACTCGTATGACTGCAAAGGTTCTGACATGGTATCTGGCAGGAATGACCTTTTCAGCCTGTTATGCCTTCCTCCAACGGTGTTGTTATTCTCGCAAAGATTACCGTCTGCCTCTTATTGTATCTTTGGGAGTCACATGCATGGATATCTTTCTGACGTATCTGTTCATCCGGAGTGGTTTGGGTATCCAGTCGCTTTCCCTTGCCGCCGCTATTTCCCAGTTTCTGGGTTTTTTGTTCCTATATGGTATTGTCTTGATACCACGACATGGTTTCTCCCATGCGAAACTGGTCAAGAAGTCCGCTCGCATCCTGATTGCCAATGTCCCTCTGCTCATCTGTGGTCTTCTCTATGTCGCCGGAAATTTCACGTGGTGGGAGAGGGGTTCATCCATGAGCAATTTTTTCGCTGTCGCTGTTCTTGGATGTGCTGGATTAGGATGTTCCTTCGTGTTCTACAGGATAGCTCGGATAGATTTTGTGGCGGCAATAAAGAAAAACCAGGAAAAGTAA